One window of Parasegetibacter sp. NRK P23 genomic DNA carries:
- a CDS encoding SDR family NAD(P)-dependent oxidoreductase has product MKNIVIIGHSSGIGATLSQQLSAEKTTSVYGTYCKHQPSAGPENVSSHHLDVLSENPDYFFLLDTIHGLAYCVGAINLKPMLRCSNEDFLQDYRLQVLGAVTAIRSALPALKKSGNASVVLFSSVAVQTGFPFHSLVSASKGAIEGLTRALAAELAPSIRVNCIAPSLTETPLAGSLLNTPEKITAHAQRHPLKKIGEASDIAAAAAYLLSGESKWVTGQVLKVDGGMSALRV; this is encoded by the coding sequence GCACAGTTCAGGAATAGGCGCGACGCTGTCTCAACAGCTGTCGGCGGAAAAAACAACTTCGGTGTACGGAACTTATTGTAAGCATCAGCCTTCGGCTGGTCCTGAAAATGTAAGTTCTCACCACCTGGATGTATTGAGTGAAAACCCCGATTATTTCTTTTTACTTGATACCATACACGGATTGGCTTATTGTGTGGGTGCCATCAACCTTAAACCCATGTTGCGTTGCAGCAACGAAGACTTCCTGCAGGATTACAGGTTGCAGGTGCTGGGCGCGGTTACGGCCATACGTTCGGCGCTGCCAGCATTGAAGAAAAGTGGAAATGCTTCTGTTGTATTGTTCAGCTCTGTCGCGGTGCAAACGGGCTTTCCCTTTCATAGTCTGGTGAGCGCTTCCAAAGGAGCGATTGAAGGCCTTACCCGTGCACTCGCGGCGGAACTGGCGCCTTCCATACGCGTGAACTGCATCGCACCTTCTTTAACGGAAACGCCATTGGCGGGAAGCCTACTGAATACACCTGAAAAGATTACAGCACATGCGCAACGGCATCCATTGAAAAAAATCGGGGAAGCTTCGGATATTGCCGCGGCCGCCGCCTACCTGCTTTCCGGGGAAAGCAAATGGGTTACAGGGCAAGTGCTGAAAGTAGACGGAGGCATGAGCGCGTTGAGGGTATAA